A genomic region of Desulfobulbaceae bacterium DB1 contains the following coding sequences:
- a CDS encoding transcriptional regulator: MPEPMRKHHIDKDYVTIRVRVHRSNAAKVREYAKAIDEAEERTYTIAEVFPEYAGKEQQIALRGYRHRENLTQRQLSELTGIPQRHISEMENGKRPIGKEVAKRLADALRADYRMFL; this comes from the coding sequence ATGCCGGAACCCATGAGAAAGCACCATATTGATAAAGACTATGTGACGATTCGTGTGCGGGTTCATCGCAGTAATGCGGCAAAGGTGAGAGAGTATGCTAAGGCGATCGACGAGGCGGAAGAGCGTACCTATACCATCGCCGAAGTATTCCCAGAGTATGCGGGAAAAGAGCAGCAGATTGCGCTGCGTGGTTATCGACACCGGGAAAACCTTACACAACGGCAATTATCGGAATTGACAGGTATCCCCCAACGGCATATTTCGGAGATGGAAAACGGGAAGCGTCCCATCGGCAAAGAGGTGGCCAAAAGACTGGCAGATGCTCTTCGTGCTGATTATCGCATGTTTTTGTGA
- a CDS encoding cell filamentation protein Fic, translating into MSRSVPAEELELIERVISEHPEGIGISALEEALHRRLPKMLNRRTLQRRLERLMVDARITTEGESIALVYKRAPNELRGRRDRTAKGAGRVETEPYIPVSREGGIICDLIRRPLMQRQPVGYQRTFLEDYEPGVTFYLPESLRADLHAMGSTSPDQRPAGTYARELLNRLLVDLSWASSRLEGNTYSRLDTKNLIEFGQAAAGKDIQETQMILNHKAAIEMLIEEVDQVGFNPFTFLNLHALLSENLLHDEDACGRLRRRPVDIAGSVFHPLAMPQVLEDCFRLLLAKGAAIPDPFEQAFFVMVQLPYLQPFEDVNKRVSRLGANIPLFRHNLCPLSFVDVPEQAYVDGTLGVYELNQVDLLRDVFVWAYERSCQRYLAITQTMAEPDPLRIRYRETLIDAVQSIVRESKEPSAQNVHQLADQLVPGSDSAMFAKMVQDALQRLHEGNVAMYRLKLSEFDAWKLVRDRQ; encoded by the coding sequence ATGTCGCGTAGTGTGCCTGCTGAAGAATTAGAGCTGATCGAACGGGTAATTTCAGAGCATCCCGAGGGTATCGGCATCTCAGCCCTGGAAGAGGCCCTCCACCGCCGCCTGCCGAAAATGCTCAACCGTCGTACCTTGCAGCGCCGCCTGGAACGCCTCATGGTGGATGCACGCATCACGACCGAAGGCGAAAGCATCGCTCTGGTTTACAAGCGCGCCCCAAACGAATTGCGCGGCAGACGAGACCGCACGGCAAAAGGGGCAGGTCGTGTCGAGACTGAACCATATATCCCGGTTTCGCGAGAAGGCGGCATCATTTGCGATCTCATCCGGCGTCCCCTGATGCAACGGCAGCCTGTCGGGTATCAGCGGACGTTCCTTGAGGACTACGAGCCAGGCGTTACCTTCTATCTCCCCGAGTCACTGCGGGCCGACCTCCATGCCATGGGCAGTACCTCGCCTGACCAACGGCCGGCAGGAACCTATGCCCGGGAACTCCTGAATCGTTTACTGGTTGATCTCTCCTGGGCCTCGTCCAGGTTGGAGGGCAACACTTACAGCCGTCTCGATACCAAAAATCTGATCGAGTTTGGACAGGCGGCGGCAGGCAAGGATATTCAGGAAACCCAGATGATCCTGAATCACAAGGCAGCCATCGAAATGCTTATCGAAGAGGTCGATCAGGTTGGGTTCAATCCCTTCACCTTCCTCAACCTGCACGCCCTGTTGTCGGAAAACCTGCTCCACGATGAAGACGCCTGCGGGCGCTTACGTCGCCGGCCGGTAGACATCGCGGGCTCGGTCTTCCACCCGTTGGCCATGCCCCAAGTTCTGGAGGACTGCTTCCGTTTGCTGCTCGCGAAGGGTGCTGCCATCCCCGACCCCTTTGAGCAAGCCTTTTTCGTGATGGTCCAGTTGCCGTATCTCCAGCCATTCGAGGATGTCAACAAGCGGGTCTCCCGCTTGGGGGCCAACATTCCGCTCTTTCGCCACAACCTCTGTCCGCTGTCTTTCGTCGATGTGCCGGAACAGGCATATGTGGACGGCACTTTAGGCGTCTATGAGCTCAACCAGGTTGACCTGTTGCGCGATGTCTTTGTTTGGGCTTATGAGCGTTCCTGTCAGCGCTATCTCGCCATCACCCAGACCATGGCTGAGCCTGATCCTTTACGCATCCGCTACCGGGAGACCTTGATCGATGCCGTGCAGTCTATTGTTCGAGAAAGTAAGGAGCCTTCCGCTCAGAATGTTCACCAACTGGCCGATCAGTTGGTGCCGGGCAGTGACTCCGCCATGTTTGCCAAGATGGTGCAGGATGCCTTGCAGCGCTTGCATGAGGGCAATGTGGCCATGTATCGGCTGAAGTTGTCCGAGTTTGATGCCTGGAAGCTGGTGCGGGATCGGCAGTAA
- a CDS encoding transposase: protein MQYRRANIKGGSYFFTVVTHQRRKILCEPENIDLLRAVFRDVLARHPFTIDAMVVLPDHLHCIWTLPAGDNDFSRRWRLIKGAFTRKCDGKHKGEASFSRQSKGEQAVWQRRFWEHLIRDEQDFHYHADYIHYNPVKHGLVSSPLHWPYSSFAKFVSAGVYSADWGADGEMKSGNPVGMEF from the coding sequence ATGCAATACCGACGGGCGAATATAAAGGGCGGAAGTTATTTTTTCACGGTTGTTACCCATCAACGGCGGAAGATTCTTTGTGAACCGGAAAACATCGATCTGCTGCGTGCCGTTTTCCGGGATGTGCTTGCCCGTCACCCTTTTACCATTGATGCCATGGTTGTGCTGCCGGATCATCTCCACTGCATCTGGACCCTGCCTGCGGGGGACAATGATTTTTCACGGCGCTGGCGATTAATAAAGGGGGCGTTTACCCGAAAATGCGATGGCAAACACAAAGGTGAAGCAAGTTTTTCCCGGCAGTCGAAAGGGGAGCAGGCGGTTTGGCAGCGGCGTTTCTGGGAGCATCTGATCCGTGATGAACAGGATTTTCATTATCACGCAGATTATATCCATTATAACCCGGTCAAGCATGGACTCGTCTCCAGCCCTTTGCATTGGCCCTATTCAAGTTTTGCAAAATTTGTGTCCGCAGGGGTGTACTCGGCCGATTGGGGGGCAGATGGTGAAATGAAATCCGGGAACCCGGTTGGCATGGAGTTCTGA
- a CDS encoding prevent-host-death protein — protein sequence MKTLSLSEAKMKLSALVEALQITHEEVVITKNGQPAAVLVCPEEFEGWRETIAVKNDTELMAEIKGGLAALKKKKARLYTLDELFG from the coding sequence ATGAAAACCCTTTCCCTCTCGGAAGCGAAGATGAAGTTGAGCGCCCTGGTGGAGGCGTTGCAGATCACCCACGAAGAGGTGGTCATCACCAAGAACGGCCAGCCTGCCGCGGTACTGGTCTGTCCGGAGGAATTCGAGGGATGGCGTGAGACTATTGCCGTGAAGAACGATACCGAGCTGATGGCGGAGATCAAGGGGGGGCTGGCCGCGCTCAAGAAGAAAAAGGCAAGGCTCTATACCCTGGACGAACTGTTCGGCTAA
- a CDS encoding MBL fold metallo-hydrolase, translated as MPISLTHLGGETSVTGSCHLLQAAGLTIMVDCGAAQGGDSFLPMEQWPVAPSRVDYLFLTHAHIDHIGRLPELIQNGFAGEIICSHPTKALLQPMLTDAMGFGRLDEREIKRLAGRIDELSWGFEYQQEFKLKKGVSFKLGRAGHILGSAFIRFVVPEVDGKGFAIIFSGDLGNRDTPIIPDPDPPETCDLLILESTYGNRLHESRNERIESLSTKLERALTDNGKVFIPAFALGRTQEILFELDRIFAEEKWRARRIPVFVDSPLALEITDVYSRLSPFWDSESKKHLAAGDHPFDFSRLYSVETYKDHKTLLGIPGPAIIIAGSGMCTGGRIIDHLEQGLPDSRNDIFFVGYQAKGTPGHDIVRYGGTPGGYVFLHGEKVIIRAGVEHLTGYSAHADQKGLLDWVESMPAKPAKIKLVHGDEEARAALADALGKRGYAVS; from the coding sequence ATGCCAATTTCCTTAACCCATCTCGGCGGTGAAACCAGCGTCACCGGTTCCTGCCATCTGCTGCAGGCGGCAGGACTCACCATCATGGTCGATTGCGGCGCGGCCCAGGGCGGGGATTCCTTCCTTCCCATGGAGCAATGGCCTGTTGCGCCTTCTCGGGTTGACTATCTTTTTCTCACCCACGCCCATATCGACCACATCGGCCGGTTGCCGGAGTTGATCCAAAACGGCTTTGCCGGTGAAATTATCTGCTCGCATCCGACGAAAGCGCTTCTGCAACCCATGCTGACCGACGCCATGGGCTTCGGCCGTCTTGATGAACGGGAAATAAAAAGGCTGGCCGGCCGTATCGACGAGCTTTCCTGGGGCTTTGAATACCAGCAGGAGTTCAAGCTGAAGAAGGGAGTGTCTTTCAAGCTGGGACGCGCCGGCCATATCCTTGGGTCGGCCTTTATCCGCTTTGTTGTTCCGGAGGTTGATGGAAAGGGCTTCGCCATCATCTTTTCCGGTGATCTGGGCAACAGGGACACCCCGATTATTCCCGATCCGGATCCGCCGGAAACGTGTGATCTGCTGATTCTTGAATCAACCTACGGCAACCGGCTCCATGAAAGCAGGAACGAGCGCATCGAAAGCCTTTCGACCAAGCTTGAACGGGCCCTGACGGATAACGGCAAGGTCTTTATCCCCGCCTTTGCCCTGGGCCGCACCCAGGAGATTCTCTTTGAGCTGGACCGGATATTTGCTGAGGAAAAATGGCGGGCAAGGAGGATTCCGGTGTTTGTCGATTCGCCGTTGGCCCTGGAAATCACCGATGTCTACTCCCGGCTTTCCCCTTTCTGGGACAGTGAGTCGAAGAAACATCTCGCCGCGGGTGACCATCCCTTTGATTTTTCCCGTCTTTACAGCGTCGAAACATATAAAGATCATAAAACCCTGCTGGGAATTCCCGGCCCGGCCATCATCATTGCCGGCAGCGGCATGTGCACCGGCGGCAGGATTATCGATCACCTCGAACAGGGCTTGCCGGATTCACGAAACGACATCTTTTTTGTCGGCTACCAGGCCAAGGGAACGCCGGGGCATGATATCGTCAGATACGGCGGCACGCCGGGCGGGTATGTCTTTCTGCATGGTGAAAAGGTCATCATCCGCGCCGGGGTCGAACATCTGACCGGCTATTCCGCCCATGCCGACCAGAAAGGTTTGCTCGACTGGGTGGAGTCAATGCCCGCAAAGCCGGCGAAAATCAAGCTTGTCCACGGAGATGAGGAGGCCAGGGCCGCCCTGGCGGATGCGCTGGGTAAACGGGGATATGCGGTTTCTTGA
- a CDS encoding integron cassette protein has product MISATDGKITSEVEVTHISSHGVWLLAQGRELFMSYEEFPWFKDLSVRAIINVQEPSPGHYFWPEADIDLTLEIIEHPERFPLKARM; this is encoded by the coding sequence ATGATATCAGCGACGGATGGAAAAATCACTTCGGAAGTTGAGGTGACGCACATCTCTTCCCATGGTGTATGGCTTTTGGCGCAAGGAAGGGAGTTGTTTATGTCGTATGAGGAGTTTCCTTGGTTTAAAGATCTGTCAGTCCGAGCCATTATAAATGTGCAGGAACCTTCGCCCGGGCATTATTTCTGGCCGGAAGCTGATATCGATTTGACGCTGGAAATTATAGAGCATCCGGAGCGTTTTCCTTTGAAGGCCAGAATGTAG
- a CDS encoding UDP-glucose 6-dehydrogenase, whose translation MNITMIGTGYVGLVTGACLAEFGHRVTCMDKDVAKIDRLRQGEIPIYEPGLDALVAKNVKDGRLSFTENLAESVSKAQAVFIAVGTPSSRRGDGYADLTYIYEAARDIARHIKNYTVVVDKSTVPVGTARQVARVIKEANPAAQFDVVSNPEFLREGAAISDFMRPDRVVIGVESEKATEVMKEVYNPLYLISTPFVVTGLETAELIKYASNAFLAMKISFINEMANVCEAVGADVVDLAKAIGLDGRIGRKFLHAGPGYGGSCFPKDTLALLRIAQENGVAVRSVEAAVEINAAQKARMVKKIREALGGSEAGKTIGVLGLTFKPETDDLRDAPALTILPPLFEKGAKIQAHDPQGMAETAKMFPGFRYVGNAYEACDNADVVVLFTEWNQYRALDLEEVKSRMKLPVFVDLRNVYNPQKMKEAGFAYFGVGRG comes from the coding sequence ATGAACATAACAATGATAGGGACCGGCTATGTCGGTTTGGTTACCGGCGCATGTCTGGCGGAATTCGGCCACCGGGTGACATGCATGGACAAGGATGTCGCCAAAATTGATCGCTTGCGGCAAGGCGAGATCCCGATTTATGAGCCTGGCCTCGATGCCTTGGTGGCCAAGAATGTCAAAGACGGCCGTTTGTCTTTCACCGAGAATCTGGCGGAGAGCGTGTCAAAGGCACAGGCCGTCTTCATTGCGGTGGGAACACCGTCCTCGCGCCGTGGCGACGGATACGCTGATCTCACATACATTTATGAGGCGGCCAGGGATATTGCCCGGCATATAAAAAATTATACGGTTGTGGTGGACAAAAGCACGGTGCCGGTCGGCACTGCCCGCCAGGTGGCTCGGGTCATCAAGGAAGCAAATCCGGCAGCGCAATTTGATGTTGTGTCAAATCCGGAATTTCTGCGGGAAGGTGCGGCAATAAGCGATTTTATGCGGCCGGACCGGGTGGTTATCGGGGTGGAGTCGGAAAAGGCGACGGAGGTCATGAAAGAGGTTTATAATCCTCTCTATCTCATTTCCACCCCTTTTGTCGTTACCGGTCTCGAAACGGCGGAATTAATCAAGTATGCCTCAAATGCCTTTTTGGCGATGAAAATATCATTCATTAACGAAATGGCAAACGTCTGTGAAGCGGTGGGTGCCGATGTGGTGGATCTGGCCAAGGCCATCGGCCTTGATGGCCGGATAGGGCGCAAATTTTTGCATGCCGGACCAGGGTACGGCGGTTCCTGCTTCCCGAAGGACACCCTGGCCCTGCTGCGCATCGCCCAGGAAAACGGGGTGGCCGTGCGTTCCGTCGAGGCTGCGGTGGAAATCAATGCCGCGCAGAAGGCCCGGATGGTGAAAAAAATTCGTGAAGCGCTCGGTGGTTCCGAAGCGGGCAAGACAATCGGCGTTCTGGGTTTGACCTTCAAGCCGGAAACAGATGACCTGCGTGATGCCCCGGCCTTGACCATTCTGCCTCCGCTGTTTGAAAAAGGGGCGAAAATCCAGGCCCATGATCCGCAGGGAATGGCTGAAACGGCGAAGATGTTCCCTGGGTTCAGGTATGTCGGCAATGCCTATGAGGCATGCGACAATGCCGATGTCGTGGTGCTGTTTACTGAATGGAATCAGTACCGCGCCCTTGATCTTGAGGAAGTGAAATCCAGGATGAAATTACCTGTTTTCGTTGATCTGCGCAACGTGTATAATCCGCAAAAAATGAAAGAAGCCGGTTTTGCCTATTTTGGCGTCGGAAGAGGGTAG
- a CDS encoding capsular biosynthesis protein CpsI, whose protein sequence is MKKILITGGAGFIGFYLTKRLLTEGMEVVGLDNLNDYYDPALKKARLEQLVGIPGFSFVGIDLADRSAVAALFAANKFDAVVNLAAQAGVRYSLENPHSYVDSNVVGFVNILEGCRHGKVKHLVFASSSSVYGGNTKMPFSVHDNVDHPVSLYAATKKSNELMAHTYSHLYGLPATGLRFFTVYGPWGRPDMAYFLFTKAILAGKPINVFNHGKMKRDFTYIDDIIEGVVRVIGNVPRENAGWDRENPDPATSYCPYRIYNIGNNQQEDLMHFIEVLENCLGRKAQKEFLPMQNGDVPATYADVADLVRDVGFKPSTTIEEGLRKFVDWYRQYYGV, encoded by the coding sequence ATAAAAAAAATTCTTATCACCGGTGGTGCCGGTTTTATCGGCTTTTATCTGACCAAGCGGCTTCTTACTGAAGGGATGGAGGTTGTCGGCCTTGATAACCTCAATGACTATTACGATCCCGCCTTGAAAAAAGCCAGGCTTGAGCAGCTTGTCGGCATCCCTGGGTTTTCCTTTGTCGGAATTGACCTGGCTGATCGATCGGCTGTGGCCGCACTTTTTGCCGCTAATAAATTCGACGCGGTGGTCAATCTTGCCGCCCAGGCCGGCGTGCGCTATTCCCTTGAAAATCCGCACTCTTACGTGGACAGCAACGTGGTTGGTTTTGTCAACATCCTGGAAGGCTGCCGGCACGGCAAGGTGAAACATCTTGTCTTTGCCTCATCAAGTTCCGTCTACGGCGGCAATACGAAAATGCCGTTTTCGGTGCATGATAATGTTGATCATCCCGTCTCTCTTTATGCGGCAACCAAGAAATCAAATGAGCTGATGGCCCACACCTACAGTCACCTTTATGGCCTGCCGGCAACCGGATTGCGTTTTTTCACGGTGTATGGCCCGTGGGGCAGGCCGGATATGGCCTATTTCCTTTTCACCAAAGCCATTTTGGCGGGCAAACCGATCAATGTGTTCAATCACGGCAAAATGAAACGTGACTTTACCTATATCGATGATATCATCGAGGGTGTTGTTCGCGTCATCGGAAACGTCCCGCGGGAAAATGCCGGGTGGGACCGGGAAAACCCCGATCCGGCCACCAGTTATTGCCCCTACCGCATCTATAATATCGGCAACAACCAGCAGGAAGACCTGATGCACTTCATCGAGGTGCTGGAAAATTGCCTGGGCCGGAAGGCGCAAAAGGAATTCCTGCCCATGCAGAATGGGGATGTGCCGGCCACCTATGCCGATGTCGCTGATCTGGTCAGGGATGTGGGGTTTAAGCCGAGTACGACCATTGAAGAAGGATTGAGGAAGTTTGTTGATTGGTACAGGCAATACTACGGCGTTTGA
- a CDS encoding LPS biosynthesis protein WbpP → MSAYEKLQHQLKEEPRRWLVTGVAGFIGSNLLETLLKLDQHVIGLDNFSTGFRHNLDQVKALVGREQWQRFQFVDGDIRNLATCRDLCGQVDFVLHQAALGSVPRSIDDPILTNENNLTGFLNMLVAARDAKVKRFVYAASSSTYGDHPGLPKVEDQIGKPLSPYAVTKLVNEIYADVFARTYGFQTIGLRYFNIFGRRQDPNGAYAAVMPKWFAAVIRGEQTYIYGDGETSRDFCYIDNCVQANLLAAACENPEALNQVYNVAFGERTTLNELFHMIEQRVRAILPAIAPMSPQYRDFRPGDVRHSLADIGKAAKLLGYKPQFSVKEGLDQAAQWYVGSLK, encoded by the coding sequence ATGAGTGCATACGAAAAATTACAACATCAATTAAAAGAAGAGCCGCGCCGCTGGCTTGTCACCGGCGTTGCCGGCTTTATCGGTTCCAACCTGCTGGAAACCCTGCTCAAACTTGATCAGCATGTCATCGGTCTGGATAATTTTTCCACCGGCTTTCGGCACAACCTTGATCAGGTTAAGGCGTTGGTTGGGCGGGAGCAATGGCAGCGCTTTCAGTTCGTCGACGGTGACATCAGAAATCTTGCCACCTGCCGGGATCTCTGCGGCCAAGTGGATTTTGTCCTCCATCAGGCGGCCCTGGGATCTGTCCCCCGCTCCATTGATGATCCGATTCTGACCAATGAAAACAACCTGACCGGTTTTCTCAACATGCTGGTCGCGGCCCGTGATGCCAAGGTAAAGCGGTTTGTCTATGCGGCGTCCAGCTCAACCTATGGCGATCATCCGGGCCTGCCCAAAGTTGAGGATCAGATCGGCAAACCCCTTTCCCCCTATGCCGTGACCAAGCTTGTCAATGAAATTTACGCGGATGTTTTTGCCCGGACTTACGGCTTCCAAACAATCGGTTTGCGCTATTTTAATATTTTCGGACGACGACAAGATCCGAACGGGGCGTATGCGGCGGTTATGCCGAAGTGGTTTGCCGCGGTCATCAGGGGAGAACAAACGTACATTTACGGAGATGGCGAGACCAGTCGCGATTTCTGCTATATTGATAACTGTGTGCAGGCCAATCTCTTGGCCGCTGCTTGCGAAAATCCCGAGGCTTTGAATCAGGTTTATAATGTTGCTTTTGGTGAAAGAACAACCTTGAATGAGCTGTTTCACATGATCGAGCAGCGGGTTCGCGCCATCCTTCCGGCGATTGCCCCAATGAGTCCGCAGTACCGAGATTTTCGTCCCGGCGATGTACGGCACTCCCTGGCTGACATAGGCAAGGCGGCAAAACTGCTTGGGTATAAACCGCAATTTTCGGTAAAAGAAGGGCTTGATCAAGCAGCCCAGTGGTATGTGGGCAGTTTGAAATGA
- a CDS encoding GDP-mannose dehydrogenase — MNATIAVVGLGYVGLPLAIAFGKKYQTVGFDIKDEAIAAYKKGVDPNCEVSAEDFQLANRIEFTSDPAAIGKADFVIVAVPTPIDNARQPDLSPLTGASRSVGKNMKKGAVVVFESTVYPGATEEECVPILEKESGMEWKRDFFVGYSPERINPGDKEHTLTKIVKVVSGDTPETLEKVTDLYGAIIEAGVYPAASIKEAEAAKVIENTQRDLNIALMNELAVIFDHLGIDTLNVLKAAGTKWNFLPFRPGLVGGHCIGVDPYYLTHKAETVGYHPQVILAGRRINDGMGKFIAEKTVKLMLAAGLNLQHAKVGILGLTFKENCPDLRNSKVFDIINELQAFGIKPLVHDPRAEAKDALRHFGVTLCRLEEMKELGALIFAVPHREYLAEPLEFFTGALGRDGCLVDVKSSLDMEKIKQNGIHFWRL; from the coding sequence ATGAACGCGACTATCGCCGTTGTCGGTCTAGGCTATGTGGGGCTGCCGCTGGCAATTGCCTTTGGCAAAAAATATCAGACCGTCGGTTTTGATATTAAGGATGAGGCTATTGCCGCCTATAAAAAGGGGGTTGACCCGAACTGCGAAGTTTCAGCTGAAGATTTTCAACTCGCCAATCGTATCGAATTCACTTCGGATCCGGCCGCCATCGGCAAAGCTGATTTCGTCATAGTCGCAGTGCCGACGCCAATTGATAATGCCCGACAGCCGGATCTCTCGCCACTGACAGGGGCCAGCCGCAGTGTGGGCAAAAATATGAAAAAGGGGGCGGTGGTGGTCTTTGAATCCACCGTGTATCCAGGCGCCACGGAAGAAGAATGTGTCCCCATCCTGGAAAAGGAATCGGGCATGGAGTGGAAACGCGATTTTTTTGTCGGCTATTCACCGGAAAGGATCAATCCGGGCGACAAGGAACACACCCTGACTAAAATCGTTAAAGTGGTCTCTGGCGACACTCCTGAAACGTTGGAGAAAGTAACGGATCTTTATGGCGCAATTATCGAGGCCGGGGTCTATCCGGCGGCAAGCATCAAGGAAGCTGAGGCTGCCAAGGTTATCGAAAATACCCAGCGGGATCTTAATATTGCCCTGATGAATGAATTGGCTGTTATTTTTGACCATCTGGGCATCGACACGTTGAATGTCTTAAAGGCGGCGGGAACAAAATGGAATTTTCTTCCATTTCGTCCGGGGCTCGTGGGTGGTCACTGCATTGGTGTTGACCCATATTATCTGACCCATAAGGCGGAAACCGTCGGCTATCATCCCCAAGTCATTCTTGCCGGCCGCCGGATCAATGACGGCATGGGTAAGTTTATTGCGGAAAAAACAGTGAAACTCATGCTGGCCGCAGGCCTCAACCTCCAGCATGCCAAGGTGGGCATCTTGGGCCTGACTTTCAAGGAAAACTGTCCGGACCTGCGTAATTCCAAGGTCTTTGATATTATCAATGAGTTGCAGGCGTTCGGCATCAAACCCTTGGTTCATGATCCGCGGGCCGAGGCCAAGGACGCGCTGCGGCATTTTGGTGTCACCCTGTGTCGCTTGGAGGAAATGAAAGAGCTCGGCGCCTTGATATTCGCCGTGCCTCATCGGGAATATCTGGCGGAACCGCTTGAGTTCTTTACTGGTGCTTTGGGCAGGGACGGATGTCTTGTCGATGTGAAATCCTCCCTCGATATGGAAAAAATCAAACAGAACGGCATCCATTTCTGGAGGCTATAA
- a CDS encoding glutamine--fructose-6-phosphate aminotransferase, with the protein MCGIVGYVGQRRVVPILLEGLKRLEYRGYDSAGVVYLEDGVLQKHRCEGKLANLEEKMEKVSTDSRIGLGHTRWATHGPPSEANAHPHSDCSGELVVVHNGIIENFQTLRERLKAKGHIFTSQTDTEVVAHLIEEYLREDLAEAVREAAKELEGSFALGVMWSRQPDRIVAARYQSPLVLGVLENGGSFMASDIPALLPYTKDVIFLEDNEMAVLTAVGVEVRRLDSGEPVEKKIQHIVWNAGMAEKAGYRHFMLKEIFEQPQAILNTFRGRINPETGAVNLPEIGLSREELLSIRRISLVACGTSWHAALVAKYWLEKWVGVPVEVDIASEFRYRTLLLGPDVMVIPISQSGETADTLAGLRLAKKLGARVIAVCNVVGSTITRESDGTIYTHAGPEIGVASTKAFTCQLTALLLLTLFLGQVRRTIDGENSREIARSLLELPGLIETELPRLQREMYVIAEEFANSRDFLYLGRGANFPIALEGALKLKEISYIHAEGYAAGELKHGPIALIDRDMPVLALAPKDAVYGKLISNVEEVKARHGRMILVGSASDNQLDRMSDFVIRVADVHEAVTPILYTIPLQLLSYEIANLRGCDVDQPRNLAKSVTVE; encoded by the coding sequence ATGTGCGGCATAGTCGGTTATGTAGGGCAGCGGAGAGTGGTGCCCATTCTTTTGGAAGGATTGAAAAGACTTGAATACAGAGGCTATGATTCCGCCGGTGTTGTGTATCTGGAGGATGGCGTTTTACAAAAGCATCGTTGTGAAGGCAAGCTGGCCAATCTGGAAGAAAAGATGGAGAAGGTGTCGACGGACAGCCGTATCGGTCTTGGTCATACCCGCTGGGCCACCCATGGCCCGCCGTCGGAAGCCAATGCCCATCCGCACAGTGACTGCAGCGGCGAACTGGTCGTTGTTCATAACGGCATCATTGAAAATTTCCAGACACTGCGCGAAAGATTGAAGGCAAAGGGGCATATTTTCACCTCCCAGACCGACACCGAGGTGGTTGCCCATCTCATTGAGGAATATCTGCGGGAAGATCTTGCCGAAGCTGTTCGGGAAGCGGCCAAAGAGCTGGAAGGTTCCTTTGCCCTCGGCGTTATGTGGAGCAGGCAGCCGGACAGAATCGTCGCCGCCCGCTATCAAAGCCCGCTGGTGCTGGGCGTGCTGGAAAACGGCGGCAGTTTCATGGCCTCTGATATCCCGGCGCTGCTGCCCTACACCAAGGACGTTATTTTCCTTGAAGACAATGAAATGGCGGTGCTGACCGCGGTCGGCGTTGAGGTGCGGCGGCTGGACAGCGGCGAGCCGGTGGAAAAAAAGATTCAGCATATTGTCTGGAATGCGGGGATGGCGGAAAAAGCAGGCTATCGGCATTTCATGCTGAAGGAGATTTTCGAACAACCACAAGCTATTTTAAACACCTTTCGCGGCAGGATCAATCCGGAAACCGGCGCGGTCAATCTCCCTGAAATCGGTTTGAGCCGCGAAGAGTTGCTGTCGATCCGGCGCATTTCACTGGTGGCCTGCGGCACCTCCTGGCATGCGGCACTGGTGGCCAAATACTGGCTGGAAAAATGGGTCGGGGTGCCGGTTGAGGTGGATATTGCCTCGGAATTCCGCTACCGCACATTGCTGCTTGGGCCTGATGTCATGGTGATTCCCATATCCCAGTCCGGCGAGACGGCCGATACCCTGGCAGGCTTGCGTTTGGCAAAGAAACTGGGCGCCCGGGTTATTGCCGTCTGCAATGTGGTGGGCAGCACCATCACCCGGGAATCGGACGGCACCATCTATACCCATGCGGGGCCGGAAATCGGTGTGGCCTCCACCAAGGCATTCACCTGCCAGTTGACCGCGCTTTTACTGTTGACCCTTTTTCTCGGCCAGGTGCGCCGGACAATAGATGGCGAAAACAGCAGAGAAATTGCCCGGTCCCTGCTTGAACTGCCGGGACTCATTGAAACGGAATTGCCGCGTCTTCAGCGGGAAATGTATGTTATCGCGGAAGAATTCGCCAACAGCCGTGATTTCCTTTATCTCGGGCGCGGCGCGAATTTCCCTATTGCCCTTGAGGGGGCCCTGAAGCTGAAAGAAATTTCCTATATCCACGCGGAAGGATATGCGGCAGGCGAGTTGAAGCATGGCCCCATTGCCCTGATAGACCGGGATATGCCTGTTCTGGCCCTGGCGCCGAAAGACGCCGTCTACGGGAAGCTTATTTCCAACGTGGAAGAGGTGAAAGCGCGCCATGGCAGGATGATCCTGGTGGGCAGCGCTTCCGACAACCAGCTTGATCGAATGAGTGATTTCGTGATCAGGGTGGCTGATGTCCATGAAGCGGTGACTCCCATTCTGTATACCATTCCCCTGCAGCTGCTTTCTTACGAAATTGCCAACTTGCGCGGCTGCGATGTTGACCAGCCGCGAAATCTGGCGAAAAGCGTCACTGTGGAATGA